One Pseudomonas sp. FP1742 genomic window carries:
- a CDS encoding cell division protein ZapA, with the protein MSSSNSVTVQILDKEYSIICPQEERSNLISAARYLDGKMREIRSSGKVIGADRIAVMAALNITHDLLHKEERPDVQASGSTREQVRDLLDRVDLVLSTDPDVTKG; encoded by the coding sequence ATGAGTTCAAGTAATAGCGTTACTGTGCAGATCCTCGATAAAGAATATTCGATCATCTGCCCCCAGGAAGAGCGCAGCAATCTGATCAGCGCCGCCCGCTACCTGGACGGCAAGATGCGCGAAATCCGCAGCAGCGGCAAAGTCATCGGTGCCGACCGCATTGCCGTGATGGCTGCGCTGAACATCACCCACGATCTTCTGCACAAGGAAGAACGCCCGGATGTGCAGGCCAGCGGCTCGACCCGCGAGCAGGTTCGCGACCTGTTGGACCGCGTCGATCTGGTGCTGTCGACCGATCCGGATGTCACCAAGGGCTGA
- a CDS encoding TIGR02449 family protein, which translates to MEDTDLQALMARLELLITRVEQLKSQNALLLAQEKTWREERAHLIEKNEIARRKVESMISRLKALEQDS; encoded by the coding sequence ATGGAAGACACCGACCTGCAAGCGCTGATGGCCAGACTCGAGTTGCTGATTACTCGAGTCGAGCAACTTAAGAGTCAAAACGCACTCTTACTAGCTCAGGAAAAGACCTGGCGCGAGGAACGCGCGCACCTCATTGAAAAAAATGAAATCGCCCGGCGTAAGGTCGAATCGATGATTTCGCGCCTCAAGGCCCTGGAGCAAGACTCATGA
- a CDS encoding iron ABC transporter permease: MAHPAQRRWYPLVFAIAALVLLPLSVLLLSWQTIDQQIWSHLWDTQMPRLLGNTLTLVVGVGIGVTLLGVSLAWLTSLCEFPGRRWLDWALMLPFAIPAYVLAFVFVGLLDFAGPVQTLLREWFGSGLRLPRVRSTGGVILVLVLVFYPYVYLLARTAFLAQGKGLMEAARVLGQSPWQAFWRVALPMARPAIGAGVALALMETLADFGAVSVFNFDTFTTAIYKTWYGFFSLSTAAQLASLLLLVVMVVLYGERRARGANRASNERPRVKALYHLRGVKALAAMSWCGLVFACAFVIPVLQLLVWFWQRGRFDLDERYAGLIVHTLYLGGMAALITVSVALLLAFARRLAPTRVIRSGISLANLGYALPGSVLAVSIMLAFSYLDRELVIPLSGWLGGAGKPLLLGSLSALLLAYLVRFIAVAYGPLESSLARIRPSLPEAARSLGVSGPRLFFKVYLPLLLPGTLSAALLVFVDVLKEMPATLLMRPFGWDTLAVRIFEMTSEGEWARASLPALTLVLVGLLPVIGLIRRSAHRNG, from the coding sequence TTGGCCCACCCCGCCCAACGCCGCTGGTATCCCCTGGTCTTCGCCATTGCCGCGCTGGTCCTGCTGCCCTTGAGCGTCCTGCTGCTCTCCTGGCAAACCATCGATCAGCAGATCTGGTCCCACCTGTGGGACACGCAGATGCCGCGGCTACTGGGCAATACCCTCACGCTGGTCGTTGGCGTTGGCATCGGCGTAACGCTGTTGGGCGTCAGCCTGGCCTGGCTGACCAGCCTCTGTGAGTTCCCCGGGCGGCGTTGGCTGGACTGGGCGTTGATGCTGCCGTTTGCGATTCCTGCTTATGTGCTGGCCTTCGTCTTCGTCGGCCTGCTGGATTTCGCCGGCCCGGTGCAAACCCTGCTGCGCGAATGGTTCGGCAGTGGTCTGAGGCTGCCGCGAGTGCGTTCCACCGGTGGCGTGATTCTGGTGCTGGTGCTGGTTTTCTATCCCTACGTTTACCTGTTGGCGCGCACTGCATTTCTGGCTCAGGGCAAAGGCCTGATGGAAGCGGCGCGAGTCCTTGGGCAATCCCCGTGGCAGGCGTTCTGGCGAGTGGCGTTGCCCATGGCACGTCCGGCGATCGGCGCGGGGGTGGCGTTGGCGCTGATGGAAACCCTGGCGGATTTCGGTGCGGTGTCGGTGTTCAACTTCGATACGTTCACCACCGCCATCTACAAGACCTGGTACGGCTTTTTCAGCCTGTCCACCGCCGCGCAACTGGCCAGCCTGTTGCTGTTGGTAGTGATGGTTGTGCTATATGGCGAACGCCGTGCCCGCGGCGCCAACCGGGCGAGCAACGAACGGCCGCGGGTCAAGGCGCTGTATCACTTGCGCGGGGTCAAGGCGCTGGCGGCGATGAGCTGGTGTGGTCTGGTGTTCGCCTGCGCCTTCGTCATTCCCGTGCTGCAACTGCTGGTGTGGTTCTGGCAACGCGGGCGCTTCGATCTGGACGAGCGGTATGCCGGGCTGATCGTGCACACCTTGTACCTGGGCGGCATGGCGGCGTTGATCACTGTCAGCGTCGCGCTGCTGCTGGCGTTTGCCCGTCGATTGGCACCGACCCGGGTGATCCGCTCCGGCATCAGCCTGGCCAACCTCGGCTACGCACTGCCGGGATCGGTATTGGCGGTGTCGATCATGCTGGCGTTCAGTTATCTGGATCGCGAACTGGTGATTCCGCTGTCGGGCTGGCTTGGCGGCGCGGGCAAACCGTTGCTGCTGGGCAGTCTGTCGGCATTGTTGCTGGCCTACCTGGTGCGATTCATCGCCGTGGCGTATGGGCCGCTGGAAAGCAGCCTGGCGCGAATACGGCCTTCTTTGCCCGAAGCAGCACGTAGCCTTGGTGTCAGTGGGCCACGACTTTTTTTCAAAGTGTATCTGCCGTTGCTGCTGCCGGGCACGTTGAGTGCGGCGTTGCTGGTGTTCGTCGACGTGCTCAAGGAAATGCCCGCAACCCTGCTGATGCGCCCGTTCGGCTGGGACACGCTGGCGGTGCGGATCTTTGAAATGACCAGCGAAGGCGAGTGGGCCAGGGCCTCGTTGCCGGCACTGACGCTGGTTTTGGTCGGGCTGTTGCCGGTCATCGGATTAATCAGAAGGTCGGCACATCGAAACGGCTAG
- the gcvT gene encoding glycine cleavage system aminomethyltransferase GcvT — protein MGQRTPLYDLHLALGAKMVDFGGWDMPLHYGSQVEEHHQVRRDCGVFDVSHMTVIDVGGPQAKAWLQYLLANDVERLHSPGRALYSAMLNEHGGIVDDMIVYRLDDGYRLVVNASTRNQDLAWMQAHLGDFDVQLNERSELAMLAIQGPHARHKIAELVTQSRATLIQQLKYFEGQTDGDWFIARTGYTGEDGLEIVLPADQAPGFFNDLVGAGISPIGLGARDTLRVEAGMNLYGQDIHQDVSPLASNMAWSIAWEPATRQFIGRTALEAEQTAGVQHKLVGLVLEERGVLRAHQVVRIADVGEGEITSGSFSPTLSKSIALARVPVATADRAEVEIRGKWYPVRVVKPTFVRHGKTLI, from the coding sequence ATGGGACAGCGCACGCCTCTGTATGACCTTCATCTCGCCCTCGGCGCGAAGATGGTCGATTTTGGCGGTTGGGATATGCCTCTGCATTACGGCTCGCAGGTCGAGGAACACCATCAGGTGCGCCGAGATTGCGGGGTTTTCGATGTATCCCACATGACCGTGATCGATGTCGGCGGCCCCCAGGCCAAGGCCTGGCTTCAATACTTGCTGGCCAATGACGTCGAACGTCTGCACAGCCCCGGCCGTGCCTTGTACAGCGCCATGCTCAACGAGCACGGTGGTATCGTCGATGACATGATCGTTTATCGCCTCGATGACGGCTATCGGCTGGTGGTCAACGCCTCCACCCGCAATCAGGACCTGGCCTGGATGCAGGCTCATCTCGGCGACTTCGATGTGCAGCTCAACGAGCGTTCCGAGTTGGCGATGCTGGCCATTCAAGGCCCTCACGCCCGGCACAAGATTGCCGAACTGGTGACCCAGTCCCGCGCTACGCTGATCCAGCAACTCAAATATTTCGAAGGTCAGACCGACGGTGACTGGTTCATCGCCCGCACCGGCTACACCGGTGAGGACGGTCTGGAAATCGTGCTGCCGGCCGATCAGGCGCCGGGTTTCTTCAACGATCTGGTGGGCGCGGGTATTTCCCCGATCGGCCTCGGGGCGCGCGATACCTTGCGGGTCGAAGCCGGGATGAACCTGTACGGTCAGGACATCCATCAAGATGTTTCACCGTTGGCCTCCAACATGGCCTGGAGCATTGCCTGGGAACCGGCCACGCGCCAGTTCATCGGCCGCACCGCCCTGGAGGCCGAGCAGACCGCCGGCGTGCAGCACAAACTGGTCGGTCTGGTCCTTGAGGAACGTGGTGTCTTGCGAGCGCATCAGGTGGTTCGCATCGCCGATGTTGGCGAAGGGGAGATCACCAGTGGTAGTTTCTCTCCTACGCTTAGCAAGTCGATTGCACTGGCGCGGGTGCCGGTGGCCACCGCCGACCGCGCTGAAGTGGAAATCCGTGGCAAGTGGTACCCGGTTCGAGTGGTCAAACCGACCTTCGTGCGTCACGGCAAAACCTTGATCTAA
- the pepP gene encoding Xaa-Pro aminopeptidase yields the protein MIHIPKSEYSRRRKALMAQMEPNSIAILPAAAVAIRNRDVEHVYRQDSDFQYLSGFPEPQAVIVLMPGREHGEYVLFCRERNAERELWDGLRAGQEGAIRDYGADDAFPITDIDDILPGLIEGRDRVYSAMGSNPEFDRHLMDWINVIRSKAHLGAQPPNEFVALDHLLHDMRLYKSAAEVKVMREAARISAQAHIRAMQASRAGLHEFSLEAELDYEFRKGGAKMPAYGSIVAAGRNSCILHYQQNDAVLKDGDLVLIDAGCEIDCYASDITRTWPVSGKYSPEQKAIYELVLASQEAAFAEIAPNKHWNQAHEATVRVITGGLVKLGLLQGEVDELIASEAYKAFYMHRAGHWLGMDVHDVGEYKVGGEWRVLEVGMALTVEPGIYIAPDNQSVAKKWRGIGVRIEDDVVVTKTGCEILTNGVPKTVAEIEALMAAARTQAA from the coding sequence ATGATTCATATCCCGAAATCGGAATACAGCCGTCGCCGCAAGGCCCTGATGGCGCAGATGGAACCCAACAGCATCGCCATCCTGCCTGCCGCTGCGGTGGCCATTCGCAACCGCGATGTCGAGCACGTCTACCGTCAGGACAGCGACTTCCAGTACCTCAGCGGGTTTCCCGAGCCTCAGGCCGTCATCGTATTGATGCCCGGTCGCGAACATGGCGAATACGTGCTGTTTTGCCGTGAGCGCAATGCCGAACGCGAGCTGTGGGACGGCCTGCGTGCCGGTCAGGAAGGCGCGATCCGCGATTATGGCGCCGATGACGCGTTCCCGATCACCGACATCGACGACATCCTGCCGGGCCTGATTGAAGGCCGCGACCGGGTGTATTCGGCCATGGGCAGCAATCCGGAATTCGATCGGCACCTGATGGACTGGATCAACGTGATTCGCTCTAAAGCGCACCTCGGCGCCCAGCCGCCGAACGAATTCGTTGCCCTGGATCATCTGCTGCACGACATGCGCCTGTATAAATCGGCGGCAGAAGTGAAGGTGATGCGCGAAGCCGCGCGGATTTCCGCCCAGGCCCATATTCGGGCGATGCAGGCCAGCCGAGCCGGTTTGCATGAGTTCAGCCTCGAAGCCGAGCTCGATTACGAATTCCGCAAGGGCGGGGCGAAGATGCCGGCCTATGGTTCGATCGTCGCCGCCGGGCGCAACAGCTGCATCCTGCACTACCAGCAGAATGACGCGGTGCTCAAGGATGGCGACCTGGTGCTGATCGACGCCGGTTGCGAGATCGACTGCTACGCCAGCGACATCACCCGCACCTGGCCGGTCAGTGGCAAGTATTCACCGGAGCAGAAGGCGATCTATGAGCTGGTGCTGGCGTCCCAGGAAGCGGCGTTTGCCGAGATCGCACCGAACAAACACTGGAATCAGGCACACGAAGCCACGGTCCGGGTAATTACTGGCGGCCTGGTGAAGTTGGGCCTGTTGCAGGGCGAGGTCGATGAACTGATCGCCAGCGAAGCCTACAAGGCGTTTTATATGCACCGCGCCGGCCACTGGCTGGGCATGGATGTGCATGACGTCGGCGAGTACAAGGTCGGCGGCGAATGGCGCGTACTGGAAGTCGGCATGGCGCTGACAGTGGAGCCGGGCATTTACATTGCTCCGGACAACCAGAGTGTGGCGAAGAAATGGCGCGGCATTGGCGTGCGCATCGAGGACGACGTGGTGGTCACCAAAACCGGTTGTGAAATCCTGACGAACGGCGTGCCGAAAACGGTCGCCGAGATCGAGGCCTTGATGGCCGCCGCACGGACACAAGCGGCATGA
- a CDS encoding extracellular solute-binding protein, whose product MLAPKRLLTALALTLIGSTAAQAADEVVVYSSRIDELIKPVFDAYTRKTGVQVKFITDKEAPLMQRIKAEGENATADLLLTVDAGNLWQAEQMGILQPFTSKVVDANIPLQYRASSHAWTGLSLRARTIAYSTDRVKPGELTTYEALADKQWEGRLCLRTAKKVYNQSLTATMIEVHGAEKTEKILKGWVNNLSTDVFSDDIAVLEAINAGQCDVGIVNTYYYGRLHKQKPDLPVKLFWPNQGDRGVHVNLSGIGLTKHAPHPEAAKALVEWMTTPEAQKIFADVNQEFPANPAVQPSAEVASWGKFVADTLPVEIAGKRQAEAIRMMDRVGWN is encoded by the coding sequence ATGTTGGCACCCAAGCGTCTACTGACCGCACTGGCCCTGACCCTGATTGGCAGCACCGCCGCCCAGGCCGCCGACGAGGTGGTGGTTTACTCCTCGCGTATCGATGAGCTGATCAAACCGGTCTTCGACGCCTACACCCGGAAAACCGGGGTGCAGGTGAAGTTCATCACCGACAAGGAAGCGCCGCTGATGCAGCGGATCAAGGCCGAGGGCGAAAATGCCACCGCCGACCTGCTGCTGACCGTCGATGCCGGCAACCTCTGGCAGGCCGAGCAGATGGGCATCCTCCAGCCGTTCACGTCCAAGGTGGTCGACGCCAACATCCCGCTGCAATACCGCGCGTCCTCCCATGCCTGGACCGGCCTGAGCCTGCGGGCGCGGACCATCGCCTACTCCACCGACCGGGTGAAACCCGGTGAGCTGACCACCTACGAGGCGCTGGCCGATAAACAGTGGGAAGGCCGCCTGTGCCTGCGCACGGCGAAGAAGGTCTACAACCAGTCCCTGACCGCCACCATGATCGAAGTCCATGGCGCCGAGAAAACCGAGAAGATCCTCAAGGGCTGGGTCAACAACCTGTCCACCGATGTATTCTCAGACGACATCGCCGTACTCGAGGCGATCAACGCCGGTCAGTGCGACGTCGGCATCGTCAACACTTACTACTACGGCCGCCTGCACAAACAGAAGCCGGACCTGCCGGTGAAGCTGTTCTGGCCGAATCAGGGCGACCGTGGCGTGCACGTCAACCTGTCGGGCATTGGCCTGACCAAACACGCCCCGCACCCGGAAGCCGCCAAGGCTTTGGTGGAGTGGATGACCACGCCTGAAGCGCAAAAGATTTTTGCTGACGTGAACCAGGAGTTCCCGGCCAACCCCGCTGTTCAGCCTTCAGCTGAAGTCGCGAGCTGGGGCAAGTTCGTGGCTGATACCTTACCGGTGGAAATCGCCGGCAAGCGTCAGGCTGAAGCGATCCGGATGATGGATCGGGTCGGCTGGAACTGA
- the ubiH gene encoding 2-octaprenyl-6-methoxyphenyl hydroxylase encodes MSRVNLAIIGGGLVGASLALALQAGAKARGWKIVLIEPFAPGDSYQPSYDARSSALSYGARQIYQRLGVWQEISRRAEPIKQIHVSDRGRFSTARLSAMEEGVPALGYVVENAWLGQCLWQGLDKDVISWRCPAEVTGMEPLTDGYRLTLNDETLLECDLAVLADGGRSGLREQLGIGIKTRPYNQSALIANITPSEAHNGMAFERFTDDGPMALLPLPENRCALVWTRLGMDAQRLAALDERSFLSELQGVFGYRLGTLKQVGARNLYPLSLIESEEQVRPHLAILGNAAHSLHPIAGQGFNLSLRDAQALADSLLGSETAPGDFATLQAYRERQRLDQSLTVGFSDQVTRLFGSTQPLVSLGRNIGLLGLDLLPPAKRWFARQAMGLGTRSDV; translated from the coding sequence ATGAGTCGAGTCAATCTGGCAATCATCGGCGGTGGCCTGGTCGGCGCCAGCCTGGCGTTGGCGTTGCAGGCCGGGGCCAAGGCCCGTGGCTGGAAGATCGTGCTGATCGAACCCTTTGCCCCCGGCGATAGCTATCAACCGAGTTACGACGCTCGTTCTTCGGCGCTGTCCTACGGGGCCCGGCAGATTTATCAGCGCTTGGGCGTGTGGCAGGAAATCTCCCGCCGCGCCGAGCCGATCAAGCAGATTCATGTCTCCGACCGTGGGCGTTTCTCCACCGCGCGACTGTCGGCGATGGAAGAGGGCGTTCCGGCGCTGGGTTATGTGGTGGAAAACGCCTGGCTCGGCCAATGCCTCTGGCAAGGTCTGGACAAGGATGTGATCAGTTGGCGCTGCCCGGCGGAAGTCACCGGCATGGAACCGCTGACCGACGGCTATCGCCTGACCCTCAACGATGAAACCCTGCTGGAATGCGACCTCGCGGTGCTGGCCGATGGCGGGCGTTCGGGGCTGCGTGAACAATTGGGGATCGGCATCAAAACACGCCCGTACAACCAGAGTGCGCTGATCGCCAACATCACGCCGAGCGAAGCGCACAACGGCATGGCTTTCGAGCGCTTCACCGATGACGGCCCGATGGCTTTGCTGCCGTTGCCGGAAAACCGCTGCGCCTTGGTCTGGACCCGTCTGGGCATGGACGCGCAACGGCTGGCGGCCCTTGATGAGCGCAGCTTTCTCAGCGAGTTGCAGGGCGTGTTCGGTTATCGCCTCGGCACGCTGAAACAGGTTGGCGCGCGGAATTTGTATCCGTTGTCGCTGATCGAGTCCGAGGAACAAGTCCGGCCGCATCTGGCGATCCTCGGCAACGCCGCCCACAGCCTGCATCCGATTGCCGGGCAAGGGTTCAACCTGTCCCTGCGCGATGCCCAGGCGTTGGCCGACAGTTTGTTGGGCAGCGAGACAGCCCCCGGCGATTTTGCCACCTTGCAGGCTTATCGCGAGCGCCAGCGGCTGGACCAGAGCCTGACCGTGGGTTTCTCCGATCAGGTCACCCGGCTGTTCGGCAGCACCCAGCCGCTGGTTTCCCTGGGTCGCAACATCGGCCTGCTCGGCCTCGATCTGCTGCCGCCGGCCAAGCGCTGGTTTGCCCGGCAGGCCATGGGCCTGGGTACGCGTTCCGATGTTTGA
- a CDS encoding YecA family protein: MPIQNSPYQAFATLLSTSGHPVSPAELHGLLLGRSCAGAGFDADSWLADAAELLEGEPQDNVRNALIGLQEMVKGELTSDDMTVVLLLPSDDAPLTERAAALGQWCQGFLTGFGLTRREYALSTEATEVLQDLAAIAQVQDALEESDDGESDYMEVMEYLRVAPLLLFTETKKTDEAAAKPSLH, encoded by the coding sequence ATGCCCATTCAGAATTCTCCGTACCAAGCCTTCGCCACCCTGCTGAGCACCAGCGGCCATCCCGTCTCGCCTGCCGAACTGCATGGCTTGTTGCTCGGCCGCAGTTGCGCCGGTGCCGGTTTCGATGCCGACAGCTGGCTGGCAGACGCCGCCGAGCTGCTCGAAGGCGAGCCGCAAGACAACGTTCGCAACGCCTTGATCGGCCTGCAAGAGATGGTCAAGGGCGAGCTGACCAGCGACGACATGACCGTTGTTCTGCTGCTGCCGAGCGACGACGCGCCGCTCACCGAGCGCGCGGCCGCACTGGGCCAGTGGTGCCAGGGCTTCCTTACCGGCTTCGGTCTGACCCGCCGCGAGTATGCCCTGAGCACCGAAGCCACCGAAGTGCTGCAGGATCTGGCCGCCATCGCCCAGGTGCAAGACGCCCTGGAAGAGTCCGACGACGGTGAAAGCGACTACATGGAAGTCATGGAATACCTGCGCGTCGCGCCGCTGCTGCTGTTCACCGAAACCAAAAAAACCGACGAAGCGGCTGCCAAACCGTCGTTGCATTAA
- the gcvH gene encoding glycine cleavage system protein GcvH: MSEIPVDLRFAESHEWARLDHDGGVKVGISDHAQEALGDVVFVELPEIGKVFAAGEAAGVVESVKAASDIYSPVSGTVIAVNEELANSPELVNSAPYDSWFFKLQPSDTSELDKLLDPMAYKAAIGE; encoded by the coding sequence ATGAGCGAAATCCCTGTCGACCTGCGTTTTGCCGAAAGTCACGAATGGGCCCGTCTAGACCATGATGGCGGCGTGAAAGTGGGTATTTCAGACCATGCTCAGGAAGCCTTGGGTGATGTAGTGTTCGTCGAGCTGCCGGAAATCGGCAAAGTGTTCGCTGCCGGAGAGGCAGCGGGTGTCGTCGAGTCGGTCAAGGCCGCGTCGGATATCTACTCGCCAGTCTCCGGCACAGTCATTGCCGTCAACGAAGAGCTGGCCAACAGCCCGGAACTGGTCAACAGCGCGCCTTATGACAGCTGGTTCTTCAAACTTCAGCCAAGCGATACCTCTGAGCTGGACAAGCTGCTCGACCCCATGGCCTACAAGGCCGCCATCGGCGAGTAA
- a CDS encoding 2-octaprenyl-3-methyl-6-methoxy-1,4-benzoquinol hydroxylase, whose amino-acid sequence MRADLLIVGAGMVGSALALALQNSGLEVLLLDGSPLSVKPFDGQAPFEPRVSALSAASQRILERLGVWDGIAGRRSSPYTDMHVWDGSGTGQIHFSATSVHADVLGHIVENRVVQDALLDRLHDCDLGMLANARLEQMRRSGDDWLLTLADGRTLRAPLVIAADGANSAVRRLTGVATREWDYMHHAIVTSVRSSKSHQMTAWQRFTDNGPLAFLPLDRDGQQDWCSIVWSTTPSEAERLMALDDEGFCKELERAFESCLGTVLSADPRLCVPLRQRHAKRYVAEGLALIGDAAHTIHPLAGQGVNLGFLDAAVLAEVLLQAAGRGERLADVKVLSRYERRRMPHNLALMAAMEGFERLFQADPLPVRWLRNTGLKMVDQMPEAKALFVREALGLIGDLPALAKA is encoded by the coding sequence ATGCGCGCAGATCTGCTGATTGTCGGGGCCGGAATGGTCGGCAGCGCCCTGGCGCTGGCGCTACAAAACAGTGGGCTCGAAGTGCTGCTGCTGGACGGTAGCCCCCTGAGCGTCAAACCCTTCGACGGGCAGGCGCCGTTCGAGCCTCGGGTAAGCGCCTTGTCGGCGGCCAGCCAGCGCATACTCGAACGCCTGGGCGTCTGGGACGGCATCGCCGGCCGGCGCAGCAGTCCCTACACCGACATGCACGTCTGGGACGGCAGCGGCACCGGGCAGATCCATTTCTCGGCGACCAGTGTGCATGCCGACGTGCTCGGGCATATCGTCGAGAACCGCGTGGTTCAGGACGCCTTGCTCGACCGGCTGCACGACTGCGACCTCGGGATGCTGGCCAATGCGCGTCTGGAGCAGATGCGCCGCTCCGGTGACGACTGGCTGCTGACCCTGGCCGATGGCCGCACCCTGCGGGCACCGTTGGTGATTGCGGCGGATGGCGCCAACTCGGCGGTGCGGCGCCTGACCGGGGTTGCGACCCGCGAGTGGGATTACATGCACCACGCGATCGTCACCAGTGTGCGCAGTTCCAAATCGCATCAGATGACCGCGTGGCAGCGTTTCACCGACAACGGCCCGCTGGCGTTCCTGCCGTTGGACCGGGACGGTCAGCAGGATTGGTGCTCGATCGTCTGGTCGACCACGCCGAGCGAAGCCGAACGCCTGATGGCGCTGGACGACGAAGGATTCTGCAAGGAGCTGGAGCGGGCCTTTGAAAGCTGCCTCGGCACCGTGCTCAGCGCCGACCCGCGTCTGTGCGTGCCGCTGCGTCAGCGTCATGCCAAGCGTTATGTGGCTGAAGGCCTGGCGCTGATCGGCGACGCGGCCCACACCATCCATCCGCTGGCCGGGCAGGGCGTGAACCTCGGTTTCCTCGATGCCGCGGTGTTGGCCGAAGTGCTGCTGCAAGCGGCCGGGCGCGGTGAGCGGCTGGCGGATGTGAAAGTGCTCAGTCGCTACGAGCGTCGGCGCATGCCCCACAACCTGGCGCTGATGGCGGCGATGGAAGGGTTCGAGCGTTTGTTCCAGGCCGATCCGTTGCCGGTGCGCTGGTTGCGTAATACCGGGTTGAAGATGGTCGACCAGATGCCCGAGGCCAAGGCGTTGTTCGTGCGCGAAGCGCTTGGGTTGATTGGGGATCTGCCGGCGCTTGCCAAGGCCTGA
- a CDS encoding DegT/DnrJ/EryC1/StrS aminotransferase family protein, which produces MSQLSFLPFSKPTIDEATIAAVGDVLRSGWITSGPKVQAFEAQLSEYFGGRPVRTFNSGTCTMEIALRIAGVGPGDEVITTPISWVATANVILEVGATPVFADIDPVTRNIDLAQLEAAITPRTKAIIPVFLAGLPVDMTRLYAIAKKHGLRVVEDAAQALGSSWNGQRIGATGDFVSFSFQANKNVTCSEGGCLVLNNAEEARLAEKYRLQGVTRSGFDGLDVDVLGGKFNMTDVAAAIGLGQFAHIEAITAHRRELARHYFACFGEDFEAQYGAQLPPADFENSNWHLFQLVLPERQDGKPARATFMEQMQALGIGIGYHYPPIHLLSLYRERGFKEGMFPVAERVGRLIVSLPMFTSMDKADVERSVAAVKAVLRP; this is translated from the coding sequence ATGAGCCAACTGTCTTTCCTGCCCTTCTCCAAACCCACCATCGATGAAGCCACGATTGCCGCTGTCGGCGATGTGCTGCGCTCGGGCTGGATTACCAGCGGCCCCAAGGTCCAGGCTTTTGAAGCGCAACTCTCGGAATATTTCGGCGGGCGCCCGGTGCGTACGTTCAATTCCGGCACCTGCACCATGGAGATCGCATTGCGAATTGCCGGCGTCGGACCGGGTGATGAAGTGATCACCACGCCGATTTCCTGGGTGGCCACCGCCAACGTGATCCTGGAAGTTGGCGCCACGCCGGTGTTTGCCGACATCGACCCGGTTACCCGCAATATCGACTTGGCGCAGCTTGAAGCAGCGATAACCCCGCGCACCAAAGCCATTATCCCGGTGTTTCTCGCGGGACTGCCCGTGGACATGACGCGCCTTTACGCGATTGCAAAAAAACACGGTTTGCGAGTGGTGGAAGACGCGGCCCAGGCATTGGGTTCGAGCTGGAACGGACAGCGCATCGGTGCGACTGGTGATTTCGTGTCCTTCAGTTTCCAGGCGAACAAGAACGTCACTTGCTCAGAGGGCGGTTGCCTGGTGCTGAACAATGCCGAAGAAGCGCGGCTGGCGGAAAAGTACCGTTTGCAGGGCGTCACCCGCAGCGGTTTCGATGGGCTGGACGTTGATGTGCTGGGCGGCAAGTTCAACATGACCGATGTCGCGGCAGCCATTGGCCTGGGGCAATTTGCGCATATCGAGGCGATCACGGCTCATCGGCGTGAACTGGCGCGGCACTATTTCGCATGTTTCGGTGAGGACTTCGAAGCGCAGTACGGCGCTCAACTACCGCCGGCAGATTTCGAGAACAGTAACTGGCACTTGTTCCAACTGGTGCTCCCGGAACGCCAGGATGGCAAACCGGCACGGGCCACTTTCATGGAACAGATGCAGGCACTGGGGATTGGTATTGGCTATCACTACCCGCCGATCCACCTGCTGAGTCTTTACCGCGAACGCGGGTTCAAGGAAGGCATGTTCCCGGTCGCCGAGCGGGTCGGACGACTGATCGTCTCGCTGCCGATGTTCACGTCCATGGATAAAGCGGATGTCGAGCGTTCGGTGGCTGCGGTGAAAGCCGTCTTGCGGCCTTGA